GTCGGCGCGGGCGTTGGTGATCACGCCGTGCGTGGCGCGGACGAAACGGTATTCCGAAAGCCACTGGTATTCAGGCTGGAGCGCCATGCACTCGATGACGAGCGCTTTGGAGTTGTAGGCCGAGGCGACATCGACGATGCGCACCTGCTCGATGACGTTCGCCCGCGACGGACGATATACGGGCAGCTCGCGTCCGTCGGGCAGAATCACCCGCGCGAGCGTGCCGGTCGTCTTGGCGGTGGTGACGAGGCCGCCCTCTCGCAGACCCGCCGCGATGAGGCGTGTGACGCTCGACTTGCCCCGCGTGCCGTTGACGTGAATGCGCACGGGGATGCGGGCGAGGTTGCGCTTGTGCCGGACGGATTCCAGCACGCCCAGACCGACCAGCAACACGGTCAGCGCGATGAGCACGTATGCCGTCATGATCGTTCGAAGATACCGCCCCTTCCGGGGCGGTTTCTAGAGGGCGCGCCCGGCGATTGTCAACGTCGGCCTCTTTTCCGGTGGGTGTGAGCCTGTGCCGGGCCTTGGCGGCCGGGCCTTGGGCCGCGTGGGGGTTGGTGCTAATGTTCGCGCACACAAGAACGCACAAGAACGCACGCGAACGCGCGCGAACCCGGGAGGATCGATGTCCGGCGTCCATCTCGACGGTCTTGGCGGAGAACCGGGCGACGCGGCCGGCCCCGCCTGCGGATGGGTGACGATCTTTGATGCGTCGACGTGCGATCACCGCGTTTTCGACGAGGTGCGCGACCTCGCCCACTGCCCCGCGCCCAAAGGGGTGACGTGGGTGCACACCGAGGGCTCCGAGCGCAAGGATCTGTACGAAGAGGTCGGCCAGCTCTTCGGCATTCACGACCTCGCGATCGAGGACGTGGTCCACACGCGGGCGGGACCCAAGGTCGAGGACTACGAGAACGGGTACTTTATCGTCGCTCGGATCCTGAACCGGGAAGACGGCGAGATCGGGGGCATGCAGGCGAGCCTCTATCTCGGTCGCAATTTTCTCGTCACGCACGTCCAGAAACCGCACCCGCTGTTCAGCCAGGTGGTCGAGATGCTGCGTGCGGGGGTCGGGAAGATTCGAAAACTCGGCCCCGACTTTCTCGCATATTTGATTCTCGACAAGATCATCGACGGCTATTTCCCGGTGCTCGACGAGTTCGACGTGGAACTCGACGAGTTGGAAGACCGACTGACGGCCCGCGTGAGCGAACGTATCCTCAAGCGCGTTCACCACATTCAGCGCGACCTGGTCGTCATTCGGCGACTTGCCTGGCCGATGAAAGAGGTCGTCTATGCCCTGATGCGCGACGAGAAGGGCATGTTCGGAAAGGACGCGAAACTCCACCTTCGCGATTGCCACGACCACACGACGCAGATCATCGACCGGACGGAGCACTCACGGGAAACCGCAGCGGGGCTTCTTCAGTTTTTCCACTTCACCGAGGATCGCCAGCGAAACGAGATCATGAAGATGCTCACCATGATCTCCACGATCTTCCTGCCTCTCACGTTCATCGCCGGCGTTTACGGGATGAACTTCGACCGATCTCACGCCTGGAACATGCCCGAGCTCGGCTGGCCCTTCGGTTATCTGTTTTCGGTCGGGCTGATGGCGCTCACGGCCGCCGTCATGCTGCTGTATTTCGTGCACAAGGACTGGATCGGCGCGTCGGAGGCCCCGCGCTGGCTGGTGTGGCTGCGGCGCTGGCGCGGCAAATCGGCGCGCGACGACGACTGACCGTCGCTACTCCGAGATCCCCGCGCGAAACGCGTACTGAACGATCTCCGCGAGCGTCTGCACGCCGAGCTTCGCCTTGATCGCCTTGATGTGCGTGCTGACGGTGCTCGGCATCAGCTTCAACTCCTCGCCGACCATGGCGGGGCTCTTGCCGTGAAAGAGCAGCAGGAAGACCTGGTACTCGCGATCGGTCAGGTGCTCGTGCGGGGCGCCCTGGCCTCGCTGGGGCGATGCCGCGAGTTCGGCGAGCGAGTCCGTGATGTATCGGCGGCCGGACGCGACGCGGCGAATGGCGTCGAGCAGTTCCTCCGGCGGGCGGTCCTTCGACAGATATGCCCACGCGCCCATGCTCAGCAAACGCAGTCCGTATTGGTC
This DNA window, taken from Deltaproteobacteria bacterium, encodes the following:
- the corA gene encoding magnesium/cobalt transporter CorA, with product MSGVHLDGLGGEPGDAAGPACGWVTIFDASTCDHRVFDEVRDLAHCPAPKGVTWVHTEGSERKDLYEEVGQLFGIHDLAIEDVVHTRAGPKVEDYENGYFIVARILNREDGEIGGMQASLYLGRNFLVTHVQKPHPLFSQVVEMLRAGVGKIRKLGPDFLAYLILDKIIDGYFPVLDEFDVELDELEDRLTARVSERILKRVHHIQRDLVVIRRLAWPMKEVVYALMRDEKGMFGKDAKLHLRDCHDHTTQIIDRTEHSRETAAGLLQFFHFTEDRQRNEIMKMLTMISTIFLPLTFIAGVYGMNFDRSHAWNMPELGWPFGYLFSVGLMALTAAVMLLYFVHKDWIGASEAPRWLVWLRRWRGKSARDDD
- a CDS encoding response regulator transcription factor, which encodes MIRVFLVDDHVIVREGIRRLIEDCTGMTVVGEVSSGREVLRRAESESWDVLVLDLSLPDMNGTEVLNRVLEIRPALKVVVLSMYPEDQYGLRLLSMGAWAYLSKDRPPEELLDAIRRVASGRRYITDSLAELAASPQRGQGAPHEHLTDREYQVFLLLFHGKSPAMVGEELKLMPSTVSTHIKAIKAKLGVQTLAEIVQYAFRAGISE